From the Candidatus Peregrinibacteria bacterium genome, one window contains:
- a CDS encoding DUF11 domain-containing protein, with protein sequence MYFLQKVFQLLLVGSVFLASVFGSVFLAFADEEDFFDVDSLMPSDALSPNSDFQNDSHALFETFSVENTSSSSPVFYLVGQRILSSADSDKEYRLSSDLSVAKTLLFSEEKPGVADVTVSVTNNGPAVATSVVVKDYYQGGIIKASGDIPKSCLFARQKITCSSLFLPAGKTLSFSYSVFLFPMSEAKDGGYKMFSQVGVSSMQEDRNEQNNFWEQEIVFPHSIVFSQKIPVEILPSSQMKGKVGFIHLMIRNDDFFSSRDFIAFFPIPSEKISLLSSSANGHFLPIGNAVLFYELDVAPGEEVFFSLYYDSLVSKPDALSAEVFLLASPSEAEMTESLAF encoded by the coding sequence ATGTATTTCTTACAAAAAGTTTTTCAACTCCTCCTTGTTGGCTCTGTTTTTTTGGCATCAGTTTTTGGGAGTGTTTTTTTGGCGTTTGCTGATGAAGAGGATTTTTTTGATGTCGACTCGCTTATGCCATCAGATGCACTTTCTCCTAATTCTGATTTCCAAAATGATTCTCATGCTCTCTTTGAAACTTTTTCTGTAGAGAATACTTCTTCCTCAAGTCCTGTTTTTTATTTGGTGGGTCAGCGAATTCTTTCAAGTGCGGATTCAGACAAAGAATACCGGCTTTCTTCTGATCTTAGCGTAGCAAAAACACTTCTGTTTTCTGAGGAAAAACCAGGGGTGGCAGATGTGACTGTTTCGGTAACAAATAATGGCCCAGCGGTAGCAACTTCTGTTGTGGTGAAAGATTATTATCAAGGAGGAATTATAAAGGCTTCTGGAGATATTCCCAAGTCGTGTCTTTTTGCTCGTCAAAAAATCACTTGTTCTTCCCTCTTCCTTCCTGCTGGAAAGACTCTCTCATTCTCTTATTCAGTATTCCTCTTCCCCATGAGCGAAGCAAAAGATGGGGGATATAAAATGTTTTCCCAAGTAGGAGTGTCTTCTATGCAAGAAGATCGAAATGAGCAGAATAATTTTTGGGAGCAAGAAATTGTATTTCCGCATAGTATCGTTTTTTCCCAAAAAATTCCGGTGGAGATTCTTCCTTCCTCACAAATGAAGGGAAAAGTGGGATTTATTCACCTGATGATACGCAATGATGATTTTTTTTCTTCTCGAGATTTTATCGCTTTTTTCCCGATTCCTTCGGAGAAAATCTCTCTTCTCAGTTCTAGTGCGAATGGTCATTTTTTGCCAATAGGCAACGCGGTGTTGTTTTACGAACTCGATGTTGCCCCCGGAGAAGAAGTCTTTTTCTCTCTCTATTATGATTCTCTCGTTTCCAAGCCTGATGCGCTTTCAGCAGAAGTCTTTCTTCTTGCATCTCCATCTGAAGCTGAAATGACAGAATCTCTCGCTTTTTGA
- the fbaA gene encoding class II fructose-bisphosphate aldolase encodes MKLSPGIVTGKDYKALVSSAKAGGYTIPAVNVVSSSGINAVLEAAAKNKSDVIIQISNGGAQFYAGKGLTDSFRAKVLGAISAARHAHTVAKEYGICVAMHTDHANKSLIPWVEALIDASEEEFQKTGKPLFSSHMLDLSEETLEDNLSESARILQRLTPMGMSLEIELGLTGGEEDGLGSELTNDDVGNPKLYTQPQDVLRAYELLSPIGHFSVAASFGNVHGVYKLGNVKLRPEILKNSQDLVMSVKNTGEKPLNLVFHGGSGSEEEKIREAVGYGVFKMNIDTDMQFAYSHEIGKYVKEHSKAFDFQIDPDDGTPYKKQYDPRAYLRKGEEGIIQRLSESFSILGSREKSLAQAPSEIA; translated from the coding sequence ATGAAACTCTCTCCCGGAATTGTTACTGGCAAAGACTATAAAGCACTTGTTTCCTCTGCGAAAGCGGGAGGATACACCATCCCTGCAGTAAATGTTGTGAGCTCTTCTGGCATCAACGCAGTGCTCGAAGCGGCGGCAAAAAACAAATCGGATGTCATTATTCAAATCAGTAATGGCGGAGCCCAATTTTATGCCGGAAAAGGACTCACGGATAGCTTTCGGGCAAAAGTACTTGGTGCTATTTCGGCGGCGCGACACGCACATACGGTTGCCAAGGAATATGGAATATGTGTTGCCATGCACACCGATCATGCGAATAAAAGCCTTATTCCTTGGGTAGAGGCGCTTATTGATGCCAGCGAAGAAGAGTTTCAAAAAACAGGAAAACCACTTTTTTCCTCACACATGCTTGATCTTTCAGAAGAGACTCTTGAAGACAATCTCTCGGAAAGTGCGAGAATTTTACAACGCCTTACACCAATGGGGATGAGTCTTGAAATAGAACTTGGACTCACAGGAGGAGAAGAGGATGGTCTTGGATCGGAACTCACAAATGACGATGTAGGGAATCCAAAACTCTATACTCAACCACAAGATGTTTTACGAGCGTACGAACTCCTTTCTCCGATCGGACATTTTTCTGTGGCGGCTTCTTTTGGAAATGTTCATGGAGTCTATAAACTCGGAAACGTAAAACTTCGTCCGGAGATTTTGAAAAATTCGCAAGATCTCGTTATGTCTGTGAAAAATACAGGAGAAAAACCACTCAATCTTGTCTTTCACGGTGGATCGGGGTCGGAGGAAGAAAAAATTCGAGAGGCGGTTGGATATGGAGTATTTAAAATGAACATTGATACCGATATGCAATTTGCGTATTCCCACGAAATTGGAAAGTACGTCAAAGAACATTCAAAAGCCTTTGACTTTCAAATTGATCCAGATGATGGCACTCCGTACAAGAAACAATATGATCCTCGTGCATACCTCCGAAAGGGAGAAGAGGGAATTATACAACGACTTTCTGAGAGCTTTTCCATTCTTGGATCGCGAGAAAAAAGCCTTGCACAGGCACCTTCTGAAATTGCTTGA
- a CDS encoding PAS domain S-box protein, with amino-acid sequence METRHFLQESISFWGNSSFFLGVFFAISFAFFVVVLLAIFHRYRLSQIQQEFFFRGAPIAFFRMDAKQNIIGWNLEAERITGYTIQEINKKKPNALIDVDISSPFFSGQQNILVLHKEGTIKTKHGNDMLISKNISCIIGKNGKAIEVIGSFEDMTEQRLQQKESEKKNEKLQHQQDVILKILKDIENEKQKYQNLVNELKQFQLAVENASDHIIITNAEGVVLFANKAMEKLTGFLREEIIGKKAGTRKNWGGLMDKETYALLWDTISNKKDVFRGEMRNRRKNGEIYDVNVSISPILDEKKNILFYVGIERDITSEKGIDKAKSEFVSLASHQLRTPLTTLNWYAELLLSGDAGKINREQREFLTEIAQGSQRMGGLVDSLLNVSRIDLGTLAVDSKPIDIEKTLDGVLQELSLFVAQKKMHIEKNITAHLPHIPLDSNLIHIVFQNLVGNAIKYTPEQGKISIDIHRENGFFKITISDTGYGIPKYQKDRIFSKLFRADNIQKKEVNGNGLGLYITKSIIEEFGGTIQFESKENVGTTFTVLLPEKGIPEKKEGKHLDAVKNYGISSESPPVDLDHEI; translated from the coding sequence TTTTTGGGTGTCTTTTTTGCCATCAGTTTTGCGTTTTTTGTTGTTGTTCTTCTTGCCATCTTCCATCGCTATCGTCTCTCTCAAATACAGCAGGAGTTCTTTTTTCGTGGAGCCCCCATTGCTTTTTTTCGTATGGATGCCAAGCAAAATATTATCGGCTGGAATTTAGAAGCCGAACGAATTACGGGGTATACGATACAGGAGATAAACAAAAAGAAACCGAATGCACTGATAGATGTAGATATTTCTTCTCCATTTTTTTCGGGTCAGCAAAATATTCTCGTGCTTCACAAAGAGGGAACCATAAAAACAAAACATGGAAATGATATGCTCATCTCAAAAAACATCTCTTGTATTATTGGAAAAAATGGAAAAGCCATAGAGGTGATTGGCTCTTTTGAAGATATGACAGAGCAACGACTCCAACAAAAGGAATCAGAAAAAAAAAATGAAAAGCTGCAACACCAACAGGATGTTATTCTTAAAATTCTTAAGGATATCGAGAACGAGAAACAAAAATATCAAAATCTTGTAAATGAGCTGAAGCAATTTCAACTTGCCGTGGAAAATGCTTCCGATCACATTATTATTACGAATGCTGAGGGAGTTGTTCTCTTTGCGAATAAAGCAATGGAGAAGCTTACCGGATTTTTACGAGAGGAGATTATAGGCAAGAAAGCAGGAACCCGAAAAAACTGGGGGGGGTTGATGGACAAGGAAACATACGCTCTTTTGTGGGATACGATTTCAAACAAAAAGGATGTTTTTCGAGGAGAAATGAGAAATCGTCGAAAAAATGGTGAGATTTATGATGTTAACGTTTCTATTTCTCCTATTCTCGACGAAAAGAAGAATATTCTTTTTTATGTTGGAATTGAACGGGACATCACCAGTGAAAAGGGGATCGATAAAGCAAAAAGTGAATTTGTTTCCCTCGCTTCCCATCAGCTCCGTACACCGCTGACAACACTCAACTGGTATGCAGAGCTTCTCCTGAGTGGAGATGCGGGAAAAATAAATAGAGAGCAAAGGGAGTTTCTTACTGAAATTGCACAAGGCAGTCAGCGTATGGGAGGGTTGGTTGATTCTCTTTTAAATGTCTCTCGCATTGATCTTGGAACGCTTGCAGTGGATTCAAAACCTATTGATATAGAAAAGACACTCGATGGAGTTCTTCAGGAGCTCTCGCTCTTTGTTGCTCAGAAAAAAATGCATATTGAGAAGAATATCACCGCACATCTTCCTCATATTCCTCTCGACTCCAATTTAATACACATTGTTTTTCAAAATCTTGTGGGAAATGCGATAAAATACACTCCCGAACAGGGGAAAATTTCTATTGATATTCATCGGGAAAATGGATTCTTTAAAATCACTATTTCTGACACAGGATATGGTATTCCGAAGTATCAAAAGGACAGGATTTTCTCAAAACTCTTTCGTGCTGATAATATTCAGAAAAAAGAGGTAAACGGAAACGGTTTGGGCCTCTACATTACAAAATCCATTATTGAAGAGTTTGGGGGAACGATTCAATTTGAATCCAAAGAAAATGTGGGAACAACATTCACCGTTCTCTTGCCCGAAAAAGGGATTCCAGAGAAGAAGGAGGGGAAACATCTTGATGCTGTAAAAAATTATGGCATTTCTTCCGAATCTCCTCCCGTCGATCTTGATCATGAAATTTGA
- the trxA gene encoding thioredoxin translates to MSAVHFTDDSFQAEVLQSDIPVLVDFWASWCGPCQMMGPVIDALSGDFAGKVKVGKLNVDENPKTAQEYGIMSIPAFKVFQNGEVIGEIVGAMPKDAFVEKLNAIVG, encoded by the coding sequence ATGTCTGCCGTTCATTTTACCGATGATAGCTTTCAGGCTGAAGTGCTTCAATCTGATATTCCGGTGCTTGTTGATTTCTGGGCAAGCTGGTGCGGACCGTGCCAAATGATGGGACCGGTGATCGATGCTCTTTCTGGCGATTTTGCCGGAAAAGTAAAGGTGGGGAAACTCAACGTTGATGAAAATCCAAAAACTGCTCAAGAGTATGGTATTATGAGCATTCCTGCATTTAAGGTTTTTCAAAACGGAGAAGTTATCGGAGAAATTGTAGGAGCCATGCCAAAAGATGCATTCGTCGAAAAATTGAACGCTATTGTTGGGTAA